One segment of Drosophila ananassae strain 14024-0371.13 chromosome 3R, ASM1763931v2, whole genome shotgun sequence DNA contains the following:
- the LOC6497772 gene encoding RNA-binding protein 39 isoform X1 encodes MAEDFDVEAMLEAPYQKNSVSAGSVGRGGRRRSGSNSPGGGHDDDYAENNGGARNGSGSSNKKYSKRSRSRSGSRDGKSRRDRGNDRSSHRDKDKERDRNRDKRGGGERDRERDRERERDRGDRSRRSRSRDERGGGDDRRMRYGDRERERRSRDRRGGSKSMQRDRSRDRRRRSRSRDQRKRLSPIRERKRSHSRSKDRNSRRRGSYSPRRRSPANGAGGDRTPPTELSPEERDARTVFCIQLSQRVRARDLEEFFSSVGKVRDVRLILCNKTKRFKGIAYIEFEDPESVALALGLSGQRLLGVPIMVQHTQAEKNRLQNAAPAFQPKSHTGPMRLYVGSLHFNITEDMLRGIFEPFGKIDAIQLIMDTETGRSKGYGFITYHNADDAKKALEQLNGFELAGRLMKVGNVTERLDMNTSSLDTDEMDRTGIDLGATGRLQLMFKLAEGAGLAVPQAAANALLATAPQPAPVQQQQQAPSIATQCFILSNMFDPRTETNPTWDAEIRDDVLEECAKHGGVLHIHVDTVSPTGTVYVKCPSTTTAVLAVNALHGRWFAGRVITAAYVPLVNYHSMFPDATSAANLIASTRKNSDD; translated from the exons ATGGCCGAGGACTTTGATGTGGAGGCGATGCTAGAGGCGCCATACCAGAAGAAC AGTGTCAGTGCGGGCAGCGTGGGACGTGGCGGACGCCGGcgcagcggcagcaacagtCCTGGAGGTGGCCATGATGATGACTATGCCGAGAACAACGGAGGAGCTCGCAACGGCAGTGGAAGttctaacaaaaaatatagcaAACGATCCCG CAGTCGCAGCGGGTCGCGTGATGGCAAATCCCGGCGTGATCGCGGCAATGATCGCAGCAGTCACCGAGACAAGGACAAAGAGCGAGACCGAAATCGGGACAAACGTGGTGGTGGCGAGAGAGACCGAGAGCGCGACAGGGAGCGGGAGCGTGACCGGGGCGACAGATCTCGCCGGAGTCGATCCCGGGATGAAAGAGGTGGCGGAGATGATCGTCGCATGCGGTATGGCGATCGGGAAAGGGAACGACGCTCTAGAGACCGTCGCGGCGGAAGCAAGTCCATGCAAAGAGATCGGTCTCGGGACAGGCGTCGTCGCAGCCGCTCGCGGGATCAGCGGAAACGGCTGAGTCCTATCCGTGAACGCAAACGCAGCCATTCTAGGTCAAAGGACAGAAA TAGTCGCCGGCGTGGCAGTTACTCTCCCCGCCGCCGCTCCCCGGCAAACGGAGCTGGAGGCGATAGAACTCCTCCCACCGAGCTCAGCCCTGAGGAGCGGGACGCGAGAACTGTTTTCTGCATCCAGCTGTCACAACGTGTGCGGGCTCGAGATCTGGAGGAGTTCTTCTCCAGTGTGGGCAAGGTTCGGGATGTGCGCCTGATCCTGTGTAACAAGACAAAGCGATTCAAAGGCATTGCTTACATTGAATTCGAAGACCCCGAGTCCGTGGCCTTGGCTCTCGGTCTATCTGGCCAGCGGTTGCTTGGAGTGCCTATCATGGTACAACATACGCAGGCTGAAAAGAATCGTCTCCAGAATGCTGCCCCCGCATTCCAGCCTAAGAGCCACACAGGACCCATGCGACTGTATGTGGGATCGCTGCACTTTAACATCACCGAGGACATGCTGAGGGGTATATTTGAACCATTTGGCAAGATCGATGCCATTCAACTGATTATGGATACCGAGACGGGTCGGTCCAAGGGATACGGATTTATTACG TACCACAATGCTGACGACGCTAAAAAGGCTTTGGAGCAACTGAACGGGTTTGAGCTAGCCGGTCGCCTTATGAAGGTTGGTAACGTGACTGAACGCCTGGACATGAATACATCTTCGCTGGATACTGACGAAATGGACCGCACCGGCATCGACCTGGGTGCTACGGGTCGTTTGCAGTTAATGTTCAAACTGGCGGAGGGAGCCGGACTTGCGGTGCCACAGGCTGCTGCCAATGCTCTGCTGGCGACTGCCCCTCAGCCGGCGCCggtgcagcagcaacagcaggcgCCATCGATAGCTACGCAGTGCTTCATATTGTCCAACATGTTCGATCCCCGCACGGAGACAAACCCCACCTGGGATGCTGAGATCCGGGATGACGTTTTGGAGGAGTGCGCCAAGCACGGCGGGGTGCTGCATATACATGTGGATACCGTGTCGCCGACGGGCACTGTCTACGTAAAATGTCCGAGCACCACGACGGCTGTTCTGGCGGTGAACGCTCTGCATGGCCGCTGGTTCGCCGGTCGGGTCATAACGGCGGCGTATGTTCCCCTTGTCAACTACCACTCCATGTTCCCGGATGCCACCAGTGCCGCCAACCTCATTGCATCCACGCGCAAGAACTCCGACGACTAG
- the LOC6497772 gene encoding RNA-binding protein 39 isoform X2, with product MRYGDRERERRSRDRRGGSKSMQRDRSRDRRRRSRSRDQRKRLSPIRERKRSHSRSKDRNSRRRGSYSPRRRSPANGAGGDRTPPTELSPEERDARTVFCIQLSQRVRARDLEEFFSSVGKVRDVRLILCNKTKRFKGIAYIEFEDPESVALALGLSGQRLLGVPIMVQHTQAEKNRLQNAAPAFQPKSHTGPMRLYVGSLHFNITEDMLRGIFEPFGKIDAIQLIMDTETGRSKGYGFITYHNADDAKKALEQLNGFELAGRLMKVGNVTERLDMNTSSLDTDEMDRTGIDLGATGRLQLMFKLAEGAGLAVPQAAANALLATAPQPAPVQQQQQAPSIATQCFILSNMFDPRTETNPTWDAEIRDDVLEECAKHGGVLHIHVDTVSPTGTVYVKCPSTTTAVLAVNALHGRWFAGRVITAAYVPLVNYHSMFPDATSAANLIASTRKNSDD from the exons ATGCGGTATGGCGATCGGGAAAGGGAACGACGCTCTAGAGACCGTCGCGGCGGAAGCAAGTCCATGCAAAGAGATCGGTCTCGGGACAGGCGTCGTCGCAGCCGCTCGCGGGATCAGCGGAAACGGCTGAGTCCTATCCGTGAACGCAAACGCAGCCATTCTAGGTCAAAGGACAGAAA TAGTCGCCGGCGTGGCAGTTACTCTCCCCGCCGCCGCTCCCCGGCAAACGGAGCTGGAGGCGATAGAACTCCTCCCACCGAGCTCAGCCCTGAGGAGCGGGACGCGAGAACTGTTTTCTGCATCCAGCTGTCACAACGTGTGCGGGCTCGAGATCTGGAGGAGTTCTTCTCCAGTGTGGGCAAGGTTCGGGATGTGCGCCTGATCCTGTGTAACAAGACAAAGCGATTCAAAGGCATTGCTTACATTGAATTCGAAGACCCCGAGTCCGTGGCCTTGGCTCTCGGTCTATCTGGCCAGCGGTTGCTTGGAGTGCCTATCATGGTACAACATACGCAGGCTGAAAAGAATCGTCTCCAGAATGCTGCCCCCGCATTCCAGCCTAAGAGCCACACAGGACCCATGCGACTGTATGTGGGATCGCTGCACTTTAACATCACCGAGGACATGCTGAGGGGTATATTTGAACCATTTGGCAAGATCGATGCCATTCAACTGATTATGGATACCGAGACGGGTCGGTCCAAGGGATACGGATTTATTACG TACCACAATGCTGACGACGCTAAAAAGGCTTTGGAGCAACTGAACGGGTTTGAGCTAGCCGGTCGCCTTATGAAGGTTGGTAACGTGACTGAACGCCTGGACATGAATACATCTTCGCTGGATACTGACGAAATGGACCGCACCGGCATCGACCTGGGTGCTACGGGTCGTTTGCAGTTAATGTTCAAACTGGCGGAGGGAGCCGGACTTGCGGTGCCACAGGCTGCTGCCAATGCTCTGCTGGCGACTGCCCCTCAGCCGGCGCCggtgcagcagcaacagcaggcgCCATCGATAGCTACGCAGTGCTTCATATTGTCCAACATGTTCGATCCCCGCACGGAGACAAACCCCACCTGGGATGCTGAGATCCGGGATGACGTTTTGGAGGAGTGCGCCAAGCACGGCGGGGTGCTGCATATACATGTGGATACCGTGTCGCCGACGGGCACTGTCTACGTAAAATGTCCGAGCACCACGACGGCTGTTCTGGCGGTGAACGCTCTGCATGGCCGCTGGTTCGCCGGTCGGGTCATAACGGCGGCGTATGTTCCCCTTGTCAACTACCACTCCATGTTCCCGGATGCCACCAGTGCCGCCAACCTCATTGCATCCACGCGCAAGAACTCCGACGACTAG
- the LOC6497759 gene encoding ras-related protein Rab-30, with protein MEDYKFLFKIVLVGNAGVGKTCLVRRFTQGLFPPGQGATIGVDFMIKTVEVEGEKIKLQIWDTAGQERFRSITQSYYRSAHALILVYDISCQPTFDCLPDWLREIQEYANSKVLKILVGNKTDRDDREIPTQIGEEFAKQHDMYFLETSAKEAENVERLFYEIAAELIGQARSKDGSSAAAAAAAHRQSEGSSIGLGSFSAKAAQSNCCGGGAAGSVGSNSSQAG; from the coding sequence ATGGAAGACTACAAGTTCCTGTTTAAAATCGTCCTTGTGGGGAACGCTGGCGTTGGGAAGACCTGCCTGGTGCGGCGCTTCACTCAAGGGCTGTTTCCTCCGGGACAGGGAGCCACTATTGGTGTGGATTTTATGATTAAGACTGTGGAAGTTGAGGGGGAAAAGATTAAGCTGCAGATCTGGGACACGGCCGGACAGGAACGATTTCGCTCCATCACTCAAAGCTACTACCGATCGGCTCACGCTCTGATCCTCGTTTACGACATCAGCTGCCAGCCCACATTTGACTGCCTGCCCGACTGGCTACGCGAAATCCAGGAGTACGCCAATTCCAAGGTTCTCAAAATCCTTGTGGGAAACAAGACGGACCGGGATGATCGCGAAATTCCTACACAAATCGGCGAGGAGTTTGCCAAGCAACATGACATGTATTTTCTAGAGACATCCGCCAAGGAGGCGGAGAATGTGGAGCGACTGTTTTACGAGATCGCCGCCGAACTAATTGGCCAGGCACGAAGTAAGGACGGAAGCAGTgctgcagcagcggcggcagctCATCGACAGTCGGAAGGCAGTTCTATAGGTCTTGGGAGTTTCAGTGCCAAAGCAGCCCAAAGCAATTGTTGTGGTGGAGGGGCAGCTGGAAGCGTTGGTTCTAACTCTAGTCAAGCAGGCTAA
- the LOC6497771 gene encoding mitochondrial magnesium exporter 1, which translates to MMENTTQSSAQKANPVKSFIAGGFGGMCNVIVGHPLDTIKVRLQTMPLPLPGQSARYKGVADCAVQTFRKEGIRGFYRGISAPLMGVTPIYAVDFAVYAAGKRLFQSDDNIALTYPQIFVAGALAGVCSALVTVPSDRIKVLLQTQTVSSGPVLYHGTLDTAIKLYRQGGIKSLFKGTCACILRDSPTGFYFVTYEFLQDLARKKSQTGKISTASTILSGGTAGMVFWTLAVPFDVLKSRLQSAPEGTYKHGIRSVFRNLMANEGPKALFRGIFPILLRAFPSTAAVFFGVELANDFLKA; encoded by the exons atgatggagaacaCTACCCAGTCTTCAGCCCAAAAGGCCAATCCCGTCAAGTCCTTTATTGCTGGAGGCTTTGGCGGGATGTGCAACGTTATTGTTGGACATCCGCTGGACACGATTAAA GTTCGCCTTCAAACCATGCCATTGCCTTTACCAGGACAATCCGCAAGATACAAAGGAGTCGCCGATTGTGCCGTACAGACATTTCGAAAGGAGGGAATCCGAGGCTTTTATAGAGGAATTTCTGCTCCCCTCATGGGCGTTACACCCATTTATGCTGTAGACTTTGCGGTTTATGCAGCGGGAAAGCGATTGTTTCAATCGGACGACAATATAGCGCTCACCTATCCGCAGATCTTTGTAGCCGGAGCTCTGGCGGGGGTTTGTTCCGCTCTAGTCACCGTGCCCTCCGATCGCATTAAAGTCCTCCTGCAAACACAAACAGTTTCTAGTGGACCCGTGCTCTATCACGGCACATTAGACACCGCAATAAAACTCTACAGGCAGGGGGGCATCAAGAGCCTATTCAAGGGAACTTGCGCTTGTATTCTTAGAG ATTCCCCTACCGGCTTTTACTTTGTGACCTACGAATTCCTACAGGATTTGGCCAGAAAGAAGTCGCAGACGGGAAAGATCAGCACTGCATCGACCATTTTATCCGGAGGTACAGCTGGCATGGTGTTTTGGACTTTGGCCGTACCTTTCGACGTACTTAAAAGTCGCCTCCAATCGG CACCGGAAGGCACTTATAAACACGGAATTCGCAGTGTGTTTCGGAACCTCATGGCTAACGAAGGCCCTAAAGCTCTCTTTCGCGGCatttttcctattttattACGTGCTTTTCCTTCAACCGCTGCTGTATTCTTTGGTGTGGAGCTGGCCAATGATTTTTTGAAAGCATAG
- the LOC6497760 gene encoding probable basic-leucine zipper transcription factor R yields the protein MSHGEDVLDNWEEIDEAGLSTTLQTKLQTSDERPANKMKLLQRPQSLQESNASASASGGNPPPRQITIARKPPVTVLEADQQAQPVMMVLHKSSNEYDAATYATPTSNQTVKILRRPAQAEERRDTNGVRPKQPIKTLKQREQEYAEARLRILGAAKNPEDDKPPATSTPAGNNSTAASVAAVPPATQAAASSNNNVNNNNGSHPASGMHRSSSAPKMSQVSPMYNNYNSYFPGPHNQPGLNFYYPQQQQQQQSPSIQPHYNQRLPPYGVGGGPVGGGGMSVQAPTQNVPNSQQSWSPVVGGSVSAALLRQQSLQSPQQQQQQQLAQHSHPYNDNVLRLPRGPCPNGSIGFQMRR from the exons ATGTCCCATGGCGAGGATGTGCTAGACAACTGGGAAGAAATTGACGAGGCAGGG CTCTCGACGACATTGCAAACAAAATTGCAGACAAGTGACGAAAGGCCCGCTAACAAAATGAAATTGCTCCAGCGCCCGCAGAGTCTCCAGGAGAGCAATGCCAGCGCCAGTGCCAGTGGCGGCAATCCACCGCCTAGGCAAATAACTATTGCGCGAAAACCGCCTGTGACGGTGCTAGAGGCTGACCAGCAGGCCCAACCCGTGATGATGGTGCTGCACAAATCGTCGAACGAGTACGATGCGGCCACCTACGCAACTCCGACCAGTAATCAGACGGTAAAGATTCTGCGACGGCCGGCGCAGGCTGAAGAGCGCAGGGACACCAACGGAGTGCGCCCAAAACAGCCGATTAAAACGCTCAAGCAGCGCGAACAGGAGTATGCTGAGGCCAGGCTGCGTATTCTGGGTGCGGCCAAAAATCCAGAGGATGATAAACC ACCCGCCACTAGCACCCCAGCTGGTAACAATAGCACTGCAGCTTCCGTGGCCGCAGTGCCACCTGCCACTCAAGCTGcagccagcagcaacaacaatgtgaacaacaacaacggcagTCATCCGGCCTCTGGAATGCACCGATCGAGTTCGGCACCCAAGATGTCTCAGGTGTCACCCATGTATAATAACTACAACAGCTACTTTCCGGGGCCGCACAATCAGCCTGGTCTGAACTTTTACTacccgcagcagcagcaacaacagcaatcgCCTTCGATTCAGCCGCATTACAACCAACGTTTGCCGCCATACGGAGTTGGCGGAGGGCCTGTGGGAGGCGGTGGGATGTCGGTCCAGGCGCCGACACAGAACGTGCCAAATTCCCAGCAGAGCTGGTCGCCCGTAGTTGGTGGCAGTGTGTCGGCCGCCTTGCTGCGTCAGCAGTCGCTGCAATCaccacagcagcaacagcagcagcagcttgcTCAGCATTCGCATCCTTACAACGACAATGTCCTTCGACTGCCTAGAGGTCCTTGTCCAAACGGATCTATTGGCTTCCAGATGCGCCGGTAA
- the LOC6497770 gene encoding pupal cuticle protein, which produces MYLLVNSIVVMVLGVLQVQAAAYVPDSDRDTRTLQNELQVDRDGNYRYAYETSNGISASQAGLGGVSVQGGSSYTSPEGEVISVNYVADEFGYHPVGQHIPQVPDYILRALEYIRTHPYQVKDYYTGELKTVEHDAAAFNVYTRNFQESTTPRSRPSTTPKTIYLTHPPTTTLRPLRQRRSYSRH; this is translated from the exons ATGTATCTGCTT GTAAATTCCATCGTCGTCATGGTTCTGGGCGTGCTGCAAGTGCAGGCGGCCGCCTACGTTCCGGATTCAGATCGGGACACACGGACTCTCCAGAACGAGCTGCAGGTGGACAGGGATGGCAATTACCGGTACGCCTACGAGACCTCCAACGGCATTTCCGCCTCACAGGCCGGCTTGGGCGGTGTTTCTGTCCAGGGTGGATCTAGCTATACATCTCCAGAGGGCGAGGTGATCAGTGTGAACTACGTGGCCGATGAGTTCGGTTACCACCCGGTGGGCCAGCACATTCCCCAAGTGCCGGACTACATCCTGCGTGCCCTGGAGTACATCAGAACGCATCCCTACCAGGTAAAGGACTATTATACTGGCGAGCTCAAGACGGTGGAGCACGATGCTGCCGCCTTCAATGTGTACACCCGCAACTTCCAGGAGTCAACCACTCCGCGCTCCCGTCCAAGCACCACCCCCAAGACCATCTACCTGACCCATCCTCCCACGACAACGCTGCGACCTCTGCGCCAGAGACGGAGCTACTCCAGACATTGA